From the Lolium rigidum isolate FL_2022 chromosome 2, APGP_CSIRO_Lrig_0.1, whole genome shotgun sequence genome, one window contains:
- the LOC124689049 gene encoding uncharacterized protein LOC124689049, whose product MEGGDIFDCVDVNLQPSFNHPLLKNHKIQMEPSSFPIGMDVKSASLHHVSQAHPPLVSCPRGTIPILRNHIRDRLSSKSIDEVVGKDKQQEEVGIRYQHDDIYGTRAIINVYEPKVKNHTKDLSATSIEIYNGLGREEAIGVGYLVSPSLSGDSFARFHVSWDDGLLKKSCYDHTCPGFVQVNHNVGLGGRLQPISVYNGPQYVITVLMFKDPRTKNWWVVYGEENTPVGYWPSSLFTFIKDKGDTAFWGGHVSGPTASTDSPQIGSGHFASEGYGKSAYIENIQIIDKYNKYLNPVDNKAFAGSTNSDKFTVDGFGMNKSGMHIYYGGPGDLV is encoded by the exons ATGGAACCAAGTTCTTTCCCAATAGGGATGGATGTCAAATCAGCGTCTCTACATCATGTATCACAAGCACATCCGCCTCTTGTTTCCTGCCCAAGAGGAACAATCCCTATACTACGTAACCATATAAGAGACCGTTTATCATCCAAAAGTATTGATGAAGTGGTTGGCAAGGATAAACAACAAGAG GAGGTGGGAATCAGATATCAGCACGATGATATATACGGGACAAGGGCTATTATAAATGTTTATGAGCCAAAGGTGAAGAATCATACAAAGGATCTTAGTGCAACATCCATAGAAATTTATAATGGATTAGGTCGTGAAGAGGCAATTGGTGTTGGTTATTTGGTATCCCCGAGTCTAAGTGGCGATAGCTTCGCTAGGTTCCATGTTTCTTGG GATGATGGCTTACTAAAAAAGTCATGTTATGATCACACATGTCCTGGTTTTGTGCAAGTGAACCACAATGTTGGTCTTGGAGGAAGGTTGCAACCTATTTCAGTATATAATGGACCACAATATGTCATAACTGTTCTTATGTTCAAG gaCCCGAGGACTAAAAATTGGTGGGTGGTATATGGTGAAGAGAATACTCCAGTTGGATATTGGCCAAGTTCATTATTCACCTTCATTAAGGACAAAGGTGATACTGCATTTTGGGGCGGGCATGTTTCTGGACCCACTGCCTCAACAGACTCTCCACAAATTGGTAGTGGTCATTTTGCCTCGGAAGGATATGGAAAATCAGCTTATATAGAAAACATCCAAATAATTGATAAATACAACAAGTATTTAAATCCAGTTGACAACAAAGCTTTTGCTGGTAGCACCAATTCAGACAAATTCACGGTCGATGGTTTTGGAATGAACAAGTCTGGTATGCATATATACTATGGTGGACCAGGTGATTTAGTCTGA